The Lactuca sativa cultivar Salinas chromosome 2, Lsat_Salinas_v11, whole genome shotgun sequence genome includes the window ACGGCTCCAGACATAAACAATCATGAACACCAACGAGGCTCCCATGAAGGGAGACCAAAGAAATGGAACAGCAGCCATAGCCTAAAAAAGACACCATTTATCATCATCATCCATATTCTTAActaaaacatcatcatcatcataaaaaAGACATGTTCTTTGCTACCATACCAGTAGCGAGAATGATCCAAAGAAGAACATCCATACATAATCTGCTGTCCTCTTGTCGAAAGGACCCCTCTCTAAAGAAACCCCATAACGTAATCTTGAACAAAAAACACTTTAACTTTAAAGAAAATTCAACTTCCATGTAGTGGCAAAAACGGTATAAGATTGGGAAAAAGTTTACATCATCAGTAGGTGAAacgcaaatggtaaagagaaaggtccGAGGAAAAAGAAGTTTGTTATAAGCCTCCAAATCTGCACCACAACGATATTACAAGTAGCACTATTTGTGTagaagtaaataaaaaaaatcagcgAGCTAGTGAAGTTTACCTGAAATTGCTTGAAAACGTCTTTGTAAACGAGAGCTATGGTATCAGGGTAGTAAAGCCCAAGCTGATAGGCTCCGGTTGTTGCAAAACATATGGTTGCATATGTCTTGGCCACAGGGGGCAGAGAATTATAATACCTGATTATATATTTATCAGCAAATTTCTTAAACATCTATCTTACAAAAAATAACGAATTTAACAAAAAAATGGTAGAGAAGAGGGTTTACTCCTTAGGGGTAGTCATTGTTGCTGATGGAGTTTAATTCTTCTGTAATCGATTATGAATTTAATGAATGGATTTATGTATCTACAAATATTTAAAAGATTATCAGTTCTAAAGATGGGAAATCCCACCAAAGACTTTTGGAGTCATTAGAGGACccaatataacttttttttttggttgGTTCTGCACGGCAGACAAGTAGACTTGGTCAACCATTAAAAGGAGACTTTCATATTGACTCATAGTCGACTTATGGAGTGGCGGATTAAAACAAAATGCCAGGCATATATGATTTTATGGGTAGCAGCACatagaaaaaatcatattacCCCAGAAAATTTATCAAAAAGTTTTCATTATACCAAAAAATTTAAAGGGTATTACGGGCTACCCCGAGCAACCATGTAGGTCCATCCTTGCTTACCAAAAATATTGTCATTTCAACGTCTCATCATCACCATTTATCTAGGCACTCCAtgtaatcattttattcttattttataatcatttaaaCACAAAGTTACATTCATAAAGTTAAATACAAATTACATTcataaattatttttaattttttttattcaatcgtaaatatattatataaaagatTGTAAATCatgtgtagtttttttttttttttttttttaaacaacaagTTCAATTGTATATTGTTACACTGTTAAGAACCCACATACCACATGTCTGAGGTCAGTGTGCACAACTCCTCGCATATGCCACACATCACAACACCCTTAGCGTGGGAGGTGTACCCACAagcctaataaaataaaaatgcacaaaataacataaaacaaatttCATTTAGTTTTGTAAACTCACGCTATTGTTCATAATGTCTAAAATTTTGTGAAGAAAAAAAAAGTCTATGTATATACATTTAATAGGAATTTACAAATAAATACATGGGTATAGATAAATCAGGGGCAAAACCATCATTTCCTATCTGATCAACCTATGTTTCAGGGCCCGAAGCAAACAAACTAATAAGACCACGAAAGACTTGCGCAGAGAGCTTTTGTGCGTGAAGTATCTCACCATCCACATTCCACACACTCTCCTCCCCAGAAGAAGTAAATGTGAAAGTCGTAGTCTGTAGAAAATAAACAAAATGTTTTCAGTACAATAAGGATATGTTTTTTATTCCAGTttctttatagaaaaaaaaattactttatGGTGTTCAACAAAATCGAAATTCAGTGGTGTTCCACCTTTCCTTGCTAGCTGCGTGAGATGCCTACATACGACCAACGAAACGTCATTAGTCACATTTAGGAGAAAACCAGCCAAAACAGAACAGGTTGTACTGTGTTTGACTTACACAGTGACACATATAGAGAGAAGTTGCATGTTTTTACCATAAATAGAAAGCACGAGGACAATCTTTGATCAAAATAAGATGCAGGAAACCGTCTGCAAGGTGTGCATCAGCCACCAACCCATCGGGTGCTTTTTCATTTCTGCAAGAGATTACAGCAGCCCCAATGCTAAGAAACCTTCCTTTAACTCTCACCCAGTTTGATTCTTTTTGTGGGTCCCGTGTTTCCATTTGTGGTGTCACAGGTGTATTACAAATATCACATTTGGCACGACACGGCACTCTTTCAGACTCCTTAGATAAACCCCAAAAAGCCTTTACCCTTCTTGCATTCGCACCCGCATTTGTTTTTTCTGCTTCTACTTTCATATATGCTACTTTTGCCTCATATGACCTTCCAAGATAAGATATATCAACACAACTAACATGACTTAATACAGAAAGAACGACTTAACAGATAAAGCCACCAAGGCATACCTGTGCCTAAGGAAGACTTTTGTTCCCGCATAATCATATCGCTTTGGACCCATCCAGCGATATTTCTCGCTTTCTGTAATTACATCTCCATAAAATCCATAACTGGTAAAATCcaagaaaacaaagaaaaagtTGAGAGGAAAGCTTCAatctttctaaaaaaaaaaacaagtgaaATTACGAATCTACCCTGCAAAAGAAGCTGCATAGCGTACACGTGGATCTTTTCCGGATTGTGATTTTTCCCATCTGACTACTTGAGCTATATCAAGACATAACCGTTTACCCAAGATTATTTGTAGTGCTGATGTCATCGGATCCCGAACTCCAGTTGTGCTGTTAAAAAAAAGTCAAAGGGAATTCACACATAAACACAAccaagtaggatgctataaataaaagtacattgctatttcttgaattTAACAGGAAGTTACCATATTACAATAGCATCGGTAGAACCAGAAGGAATAAGCCCAAATCGAAATCTCTCATTTGGAAAAGACATTTCAGAATCTTCATCTGCTTAAAGAACATAATATAATAAGTGAATCATATcccaaaataaattaaaacaaaaaaaatggagACTCGAGAAGAAAGATGAGTACTTATATTATTCATGGGTTGTGATCCACCGAGTGGCGAACCGGAGAGAAGTGGAGACTCATCTTCCCTAGAAACTGAAGGCTCTGTAATCGTGACCGTTGGATCATGAGGTAATACATCACTTTCTGATTCATCATCTGGAGGGGAAGGTGGATATGGAGCTTTATGTCTTGACAACAGAATTCCATTCAGAATCTCATTGAAAAATCCATCACCACCCTAAATTttcataaatttcaaaattttcaaaagataCCCCAATTTATTTaggaatataaatatataattacttACAACAGCTACGATTCCATCATATGAATTAAGCTCCTTGTCTGACATAGAAGCCATAGCCTCGAAAGCATGTCCAGCCCTTTCTGTAACTGTAACCTATCGAAAAATAAAAGTTAACATTTTGGATaagttatatatatttataatatcacCAATTTTAAGTTAAAGACACCCAAATCATCTCATATTTTATGTAATGAGACACAAACCTTTGTTTTCACTTTGGCTTGCGAAAAAATTGGAGCTAAACTCAACCAAGTTCGACATCCATTTCCTTTTCCACTTCCTGGATTAACATAAACCTAAAACAACAGAAACAAAACATATAGTAAGATAGATACCTCTGTAAAAGGGTTATTCTTCCAGCAACCTCTGAGTTGTATTTACATATCATAAGAGAAAAATCCACATACATTGGAATTAGAATTTACAACTCTCACACTGTTATTAGAAGTTAAGAACATACCAAAAGATTCTTAGGCCGGTGAGTTTCCATGGTTAGAAAACCGCTCAACCGGTTCACCCACATTTGACATGTCGGTTTATCCATGTGACCGAATGTATAAACAATTGGAGCCCAAAGAGAAGGTTGACTCTTTGACCTATCGACACCATGCACTGTGAATCGATACATCTAAAAGCAATGCACCCAAGAAACTAATCAATTtcaccaaaaaaataaaaaacaaacaaggAAATCCAAGAAATCAATAAAAAGGTGTGCACTTTTTTAACCTCGGACGCATGACCCAATAGGCATCCTGGATTTGTGAGAAGGGTTTCATGTACTAAACCCCAATCTATAAACTCAACAGCATACACGTCTGAGATGTTGATTGATGTATTATTTCGGGAAAGAATTTGTATTCCCAAACAAGTTGACCTGTCTTCGTGGTCCTTGAAGTTGAACAAACAGTTATACATATTAACAATCGATCAGAACAAATTCAGACGAGTGTGGACTAAATCAGTTTCATAGGAAAATCAAATTGACGCTTTGAAAAAATCTCAAAAGATAACAAAAGCAGTTTAATGTAACCTGGAAAAACTAACATTGCAAAGGGAATCCATCAATTTCCAAGATAACCCATCTGGTTTAAGGGTTAGAGAAACCTCTCCAACATGATCCAAGAAGAAACTGGAAGTCAAAATCGAGGGTTCTTCGGCACCAATAAATTGGGTATTTGCTTGAGAATCGTCATCTCTCGTGATAAAATCACCGATTCTCTCCATACGAGATAAAACCcacaaaacaaagaaaaaaaaggaaaacaacGATATCAGAACTTTCTGAAACGGGAAATAGTGATTTCCGAAGATCTCTTGAAAAATTCAATCTTTAAGTCAAAACTAACAAAATAGGGATTGCGCGATTTGGGTGAAAGAGGAGTCAAACCTTGATTTGTTTTTTAATTGAAGGGGATCTTTATCAAGGTTTGATGCCGATTTACAGGGGAGAGGGAAAGAGAAATAGAAATAGAAAGATCAAGATGaagaaagaaatgtatttttactttttatatttGACGTAAACAGATAACAAGAATAAAGTTAACGAATAACATGTGCGTTTTTGAGTTTCGTGCCCTGATGCCTGGTGCGAGTGTGCGCCTATCATTTGAGAAAAAGTTAAAACTGTGTATTTTGGTCTAATAAAAGGCTAAAGGGTTCTCATGGTTTGATTCAAACTTGAAGCCATTTGGATTTTGCCCATAATTcataatttataaattttaataaacCCTATGACATCTGACCTATTGTCTCAAAGAAcataaaaaatttatttgataCATAAAGaggatatttttaattttttgcatCATATTCATATAGACCAAAGACTAGTTGTCCAAAAGAGAAAAAAATGTTCAATTAACATTACACAACAAACGCTTATACAAAGAACACAATGACTGTATTAAAGTTGACAGAAATCATATCACAAATGGAGACTCTAATAAGAATAAATGAGGTTTAGAAATTTAGAAAAAAATGTGGAAAAGATCATCCTTAGACCTATTATATATGGTCTAAGGATATACAGTGATGACCTCCACATCATCCATACTCGGGCTTCTGACAGAGTATTGGAAAGTCCATCCATAGCACGCACCAGCATGCGTGCCATTTTTATCCACTGCAAAAATAGCGCCCACAAAATTTGGATACTTTTTTGCTATTCGAGATATTGCATCTTTGGCAGCAACCCTTGGCTCCATTCCTAATCGCATACTCTCCACTACTTGATAACTACAATCAATTTCATATAAATTAAATAACAAGTCAAAATTGGTTGATTCAAAAAAAGTCTTAAAATTTTATGGCTtgattggaaaatataaaatatacTTTACTACTACAAGATTTACCATGGCAGGAAACGCATCATAATATCACCATCACCAGTTGCACCACAAGCTCCAACCTCATCATCACCATATGCAGAAGATCCAGCAATTGGTCCATCACCAACCCTACACTCAATAAATGCTTTATAAATTATAATCCTTTCAGCATAATTCataattatgtgtgtgtgtgtgtgtgaaatacccACCTGCCAGGGATCTTAAAACTAGCACCATTCGTTGATGTGCCAACAGCAATGTGTCCAGACTGAAACCAGAACAAAATTtattcaaaagaaaaataaaacattaaaaaaaaaggagtgtataattaaaaatgtACTTTATCAAATATTGCCATGGATATGGTGTCATGGTTGTGAAAATCTACATAAGATGATTTCATTCTGATATGTTCTGCTACATCCTCCACCAAACATGTCTTCTCACCAACATTTACATCTTTTTTCCTATAATAAGGACCACAGCTGTTTTCAGGTACAACATTTTTTCTAAAATTAGGTTGACATTGATTTTCTTTCCATTTAATCCATTTTTCCATTGATTCTGTTGAGCTAAGATTTGAAGGTCCTGGAAGACCCATTGAAATGGCAAAGGCTGAAGCTTGATCTCCCACAAGCATAGTGTGTTGTGTGTAAAGCATTACTAATCTTGCAGCTTTGATGCCATTTTTCACATATCTCATGCCTGCAACAGCTCCAACCTCCATTGTTGCCTATATGAATCTTACCATGGTTTTCACTTTCAGACAAAATCAAGCACAAGATGCATGCAGTGTTAAGTGTTGTTTGTTACCCCATTCATGATCAAGGCATCAATTGTTGTTTCACTATTCTCATCTGGACTTCCACCAGGTCCAACTGTTTGATATAATTGATTTTGAAGAAAGTGTAAATTTTAGTAGTGAGCAACATAAAAATGAATCATTGCTTTGAAGAAACTTACCTGTGCCATCACATCTAAGCACTTCACAAGTAGAACAACCTTCAACAACTGCATCAATGGAAGATGATCCACCATTAACAGCCCTCCATCCAGCTCTTACAGCTTCTAAGAAGGGCCAGGTGCTCACTACTAATGGAAAGTTACTTGAACTCTTAACCTCATGTCCTGTTGCCTAATGAAAAAGAGTTTAATGGATTGACACATCATTATTATAATTTTCATACAACTATACCATTTTTTTTCCTACAATTCATTTAACTCTAAAAGTTCAAAGAaacatttatttaataaacttataaaaatttccttttttccattgaactcttcaatggctaTTGAATTCCATATCCATCAAAGACCAACATAGTATCCCCACTATGGTTTGAATTTAATCCATTAAATACCAACTAATCATTCCAACTCATTCAATTTTTACATTAAACTATGCATTGTGGATGCTATAACAACATATTAGAATCCATAACCGCTAATTAATTCCATTTTTGAAAAGAAATCCACAATTTTTTTTCCGTGCCCGGCACTTACCGAATACAGAACTGAGATAGTGAAACTAAGAGAAACATCCCAACAGATAAACCGATCATATGATTCAGAAAAGCAGACAACATGCGTATAACTAATATCCCCAATTTGGCTGGGGTATTGCCTCTGATTCAGTCGATACTAGTTCATAACTTCATATCCAGAGACACAGATATAATTCAGAGATGAGACGACAGTAGTTCACACCCATAAACAGACACACAGATATATCTACGTATACAGTTAAAAGATATTACCCTGGAGAGAAGAGCCATGAGAAGGAGAAGCAAGATGGCCGCCATTTTCACCTCCGTTGCTTTGGCGGATGGAGTGTTTACAGTTTACCGATGAGGTCCGTTAATTGCCAGGAGGGGGCTTTTTCTCATAAGTTTAGTAAGCTACAATTTTGGTCCTTCTACTTATAACCAAGCCGCAAAATTGTTTataaaaataagacaaaactgcaaaattggtccctatggtattcaaaaaactttggatagggtccaaaaagttttcaacttgcatggaaggtccaaaatcaagaattttCTTTGGTTTTGGTCCTAAAAAAGTTGAAAAGACGATTTTACCCCTTATTATTTCTTTTTACATATTTTGTATTTGTTTagtatttaaatatatatataaaaaaaatccccttaaataattataaaaaagaaaaaaaaatcacttaCCCCTCCCTACCTATAACCTCCCTTCCCACTTTCACTCTCATTTACTCTCTCACCTCTTTCTCCATATCAGTTTTTTTCCCCTGTTATTGCAATTGTTGGTGGCGGTGTTGGGTTGTGATATGGAAGCGTGAAGACAAGCGGAAATCGATATGACATCAGCTATGTAATGTCTCGATTTCTTGATGAAGAGCTTGTAGTATCCTCCTTCTCTGCGTCTTCCCCTGTATTTGTATTTCCATGTGATGAAGGTAAGACCATCAGTTTCAGTTCATATATTCTGAtgaaagatggtggtggtgatatgGCTCTCTAGCGAGTTAATTACTATCCCCGAACAACCGGAGGGATTTCAAGGCcctattttagggttttcaaagttcgattttagggtttccaagGTTCGATTTCAAGGGTTTCATCATTTCCATCTCCATTTTCGTTGCGTCATCTCTTTAATCTGAAACACAAATTAAAAACAAATCTCTTTTTAATCTGGTACACACAAGTTAGTGAAATTAGGAATTCATGAATGAAGCTAGAATGTACAGGTGATAAATTAGGAAAAATAAACAGCAATCAACTCCTGATATATGAGCTCTTAGGTCTCTAGTAAGGAAAATGATCACCAGAAACCAGTTTGGAAGGGCTACGACATCAGAGATCTTTTGATGAAAATTGTCATCGGAGATAATGATCAGAACAGATGTTAAATGGTGGTGTTTTGATGTGACTGGATGTTGATGATGGGGTAATCAATGGTGTATGATGTAGGGTTCCGACAAGCATATGGTGGCAGTGATGGTGGTTGAATGacatcagagagagagagagaaaaggagtaggagtaggagtaggagtaggagtaggagtaggagaagGGGGAGGGTTGGATgagattttagttttgtttttatttttcattatttatatatcaaaataaataaagaaaatagataaaagaaataaaaagggTAAAATCGTCTTTTTAAGTGTATCAAGGACCAAAAACTCAGAAAAACTTTGAATTtagaccttccatgcaagttgaaaactttttggaccccatccaaagttttttgaataccacaaggaccaattttacaattttgtataaaaataaaaaaaaagaaaaaaaaaacttggtcAAAACCACTAATAAAAAAgtcaaatataaaaatataaaaaaggtaataacctaatcatcattttaatgAATGGACGAGGTATAGGGTCTTTTATGCCTCGTtcccgagtttaacaaaagaaaaaaagaaaaaaaaaagagaagagaaaagaaagtcacgagagaaaagaaaagaaaggaaaggaaaacaaaattttcttttgtgttcccgagtttgAGAGAACtggaaggaaaatgaatcattttgttttttctttctaaatcctcccaaatcggaaggaaagttatGAGGGAAAGTGATCATCCCATTTCCCTCCACTTCCTTCTAATTccctcctttaatgaaactcgggaacaccaatttcttttatttttttctctCCTCAAGTTGAACTCGGGAACAGGGTGTTAGGGCGTGTTCAGCAAATTAGCTGATAGCGGATAGTTTGTAATGGGTAGCGGGTAACTTGTAGCTCGTAGTGTTTTGTTAAAGGCTACATGAAGTAACATTTGGATTTTGAGAATTTTGTTTAAACAAAAAGTAGAAGCTTGTAGTGTCAAACAAGCATTTCTGTTCAAAACGGtgcgttttgtcaaacgctaaAAGCTAGAAACTCTCAAACGCTCCGTGTCATGTGCCCTTAGGCTATGCGTCaaattattttcatttctttttaaataGTTAGTTTTTATATTAATGTTTATAATTCTCTAATTTCAGTTTTTAATCATTATTTAacacattttattttttattcatttatattaTAATGTCTAACTTAAATTCTCTTATCATATAAAATAGATTTGTTATAAACTATTATAATTGttgtctttttatttttttgattagTTTCGTATAAACCATATGTGGTCATCATGGCCGCACCTAATTAATTAATCTTTACATAGATAATTAGTTTTATGATATTCGTCGGATCGACGGTgcatagtattttttttttcttttattactataaacatcaagaaaaaatatattaaaaaaagcaTAATTATAACTTTACCACAATAATTAAAAACTATAGTTCTTATTTACTACTGGTGCATTTAGTGGAATATATGCATTAAGCaaaacattataaaatatttCTTATCTAATAGAACTTTCGGATTTGTTGTGATGTCAATGTGGCAAAACTATATGCATTAAATGTGATTCTTGTAAATCAACTTTCATGTAATGGTCATTATGAACATGGACGATAACAATAGATCTATGGTGTGAGATGTCTTGCAGACCATGCCAAAGCGGAAAACAGGACAACGAACCTTCTTATCTAAAAAATAGACAATCACATCATAGTTGTTAGCAATGAGGAAAAATGTATCCAACATAATCATCCAATATTCATTTGGCACAAAATCCAACCTGGTAAAATTAAATGGGTGATGTAAGTTGTTTATATAATCCTGAAAAACCATTGCATACTATCCCCAATCTTCTTTAGTTTTCTAAGAGGAATGAGTGGTTAAGTCGAAAAAAATGACAAACTATATTAATTTTTAGACAAATTTCAGAAAGTCATTTTACTTTCCGATAAGTAACATGTTGACGTTGAAGATATCTTTTAGAAACGTTTCAGATATGCCTATGTGGTTTTCAAAAAATTGCATGGTTGATCCTCCAGACGTTAAATATATAACTTTTGAGCATTTTTTTAAATGACTAATGTGCCATTGGATCAAGTGTAAAAAGACAATAAACCTCAGGGACCATTCTTGTAACTTTAAATTTTCACCCACATATGGCTTCTTCTACCTAGCGCATTAGACGTGTTCCTTTTCTATAAACAATCCTGCAACATAAATTATGATCAAAAGGAGAGTGATTACAACCACGTGTACTTATATGTATGTGAATACACTAGCGTTTTAGGAGCTTGGTATAAAAAGACGAGGCTAGCCTAGGGTTGCCGATTTTCTTAAGGTTCACCTCAAACGGGCGAGTAAAAGTGTGTTTCAGGCATAGTGTAGCATAGTGTAGGGAAATATCTTCTTGAGTAAATATGTTTGCTTACCAAAGAACTTCTAGTCCAACGGTATCCAGTGTTGCCCTCCCTTATTGAGGTTGCGGACTCAAGTCCCGTAGTAGACATATATGGATTTAAGGAGTAGTATAGATTTGCCgtctaaaaaaatatatatgtttgcTTCTCCACCAACTTTGAAGAGATCATATGgaataaaaagaaagaaagatcAAGGGTTTGAGAGAAAATGTAGTTGAGGGTTAggtttgatatgatattatgtttcATTGGAGTTTCATTCGACAAAACACGACGGATTTTGGTTTCCAACCATAATCCCCAACGAGGCTAGTTACTTAtgataacaaaaagaaaaggGGGGGAGAAGAGCGAGCGAGCGAGTGAGCAAGTAGGATAAAACTTTGTTTTCTGTGACACTATTAAGGAAGAAAGATTTGTTAGCCGAACATATgtttattatgtatttatataggTTATATTATTTCCTTTGTATCAACTCACCCATTTATTGTTGATGAAGAAGACGGCTATGATAGAGGAGCCATCGAGTAAGGTTTAAGTAAAGAGGGTAATGGTAA containing:
- the LOC111889935 gene encoding ceramide kinase isoform X1; its protein translation is MERIGDFITRDDDSQANTQFIGAEEPSILTSSFFLDHVGEVSLTLKPDGLSWKLMDSLCNDHEDRSTCLGIQILSRNNTSINISDVYAVEFIDWGLVHETLLTNPGCLLGHASEVKKMYRFTVHGVDRSKSQPSLWAPIVYTFGHMDKPTCQMWVNRLSGFLTMETHRPKNLLVYVNPGSGKGNGCRTWLSLAPIFSQAKVKTKVTVTERAGHAFEAMASMSDKELNSYDGIVAVGGDGFFNEILNGILLSRHKAPYPPSPPDDESESDVLPHDPTVTITEPSVSREDESPLLSGSPLGGSQPMNNINEDSEMSFPNERFRFGLIPSGSTDAIVICTTGVRDPMTSALQIILGKRLCLDIAQVVRWEKSQSGKDPRVRYAASFAGYGFYGDVITESEKYRWMGPKRYDYAGTKVFLRHRSYEAKVAYMKVEAEKTNAGANARRVKAFWGLSKESERVPCRAKCDICNTPVTPQMETRDPQKESNWVRVKGRFLSIGAAVISCRNEKAPDGLVADAHLADGFLHLILIKDCPRAFYLWHLTQLARKGGTPLNFDFVEHHKTTTFTFTSSGEESVWNVDGEILHAQKLSAQVFRGLISLFASGPET
- the LOC111889935 gene encoding ceramide kinase isoform X2, with the translated sequence MERIGDFITRDDDSQANTQFIGAEEPSILTSSFFLDHVGEVSLTLKPDGLSWKLMDSLCNDHEDRSTCLGIQILSRNNTSINISDVYAVEFIDWGLVHETLLTNPGCLLGHASEMYRFTVHGVDRSKSQPSLWAPIVYTFGHMDKPTCQMWVNRLSGFLTMETHRPKNLLVYVNPGSGKGNGCRTWLSLAPIFSQAKVKTKVTVTERAGHAFEAMASMSDKELNSYDGIVAVGGDGFFNEILNGILLSRHKAPYPPSPPDDESESDVLPHDPTVTITEPSVSREDESPLLSGSPLGGSQPMNNINEDSEMSFPNERFRFGLIPSGSTDAIVICTTGVRDPMTSALQIILGKRLCLDIAQVVRWEKSQSGKDPRVRYAASFAGYGFYGDVITESEKYRWMGPKRYDYAGTKVFLRHRSYEAKVAYMKVEAEKTNAGANARRVKAFWGLSKESERVPCRAKCDICNTPVTPQMETRDPQKESNWVRVKGRFLSIGAAVISCRNEKAPDGLVADAHLADGFLHLILIKDCPRAFYLWHLTQLARKGGTPLNFDFVEHHKTTTFTFTSSGEESVWNVDGEILHAQKLSAQVFRGLISLFASGPET
- the LOC111889936 gene encoding probable isoaspartyl peptidase/L-asparaginase 3 isoform X1, with the translated sequence MAAILLLLLMALLSRATGHEVKSSSNFPLVVSTWPFLEAVRAGWRAVNGGSSSIDAVVEGCSTCEVLRCDGTVGPGGSPDENSETTIDALIMNGATMEVGAVAGMRYVKNGIKAARLVMLYTQHTMLVGDQASAFAISMGLPGPSNLSSTESMEKWIKWKENQCQPNFRKNVVPENSCGPYYRKKDVNVGEKTCLVEDVAEHIRMKSSYVDFHNHDTISMAIFDKSGHIAVGTSTNGASFKIPGRVGDGPIAGSSAYGDDEVGACGATGDGDIMMRFLPCYQVVESMRLGMEPRVAAKDAISRIAKKYPNFVGAIFAVDKNGTHAGACYGWTFQYSVRSPSMDDVEVITVYP
- the LOC111889935 gene encoding ceramide kinase isoform X3; this translates as MYRFTVHGVDRSKSQPSLWAPIVYTFGHMDKPTCQMWVNRLSGFLTMETHRPKNLLVYVNPGSGKGNGCRTWLSLAPIFSQAKVKTKVTVTERAGHAFEAMASMSDKELNSYDGIVAVGGDGFFNEILNGILLSRHKAPYPPSPPDDESESDVLPHDPTVTITEPSVSREDESPLLSGSPLGGSQPMNNINEDSEMSFPNERFRFGLIPSGSTDAIVICTTGVRDPMTSALQIILGKRLCLDIAQVVRWEKSQSGKDPRVRYAASFAGYGFYGDVITESEKYRWMGPKRYDYAGTKVFLRHRSYEAKVAYMKVEAEKTNAGANARRVKAFWGLSKESERVPCRAKCDICNTPVTPQMETRDPQKESNWVRVKGRFLSIGAAVISCRNEKAPDGLVADAHLADGFLHLILIKDCPRAFYLWHLTQLARKGGTPLNFDFVEHHKTTTFTFTSSGEESVWNVDGEILHAQKLSAQVFRGLISLFASGPET
- the LOC111889936 gene encoding probable isoaspartyl peptidase/L-asparaginase 3 isoform X2 — translated: MEVGAVAGMRYVKNGIKAARLVMLYTQHTMLVGDQASAFAISMGLPGPSNLSSTESMEKWIKWKENQCQPNFRKNVVPENSCGPYYRKKDVNVGEKTCLVEDVAEHIRMKSSYVDFHNHDTISMAIFDKSGHIAVGTSTNGASFKIPGRVGDGPIAGSSAYGDDEVGACGATGDGDIMMRFLPCYQVVESMRLGMEPRVAAKDAISRIAKKYPNFVGAIFAVDKNGTHAGACYGWTFQYSVRSPSMDDVEVITVYP